In the genome of Chryseobacterium oryzae, one region contains:
- a CDS encoding anthranilate synthase component II, producing the protein MKILVLDNYDSFTYNLVQMVEQIVGKTVTVAKNDSIQLPEIEEFDKIILSPGPGIPSEAGILLELIKKYASKKSILGVCLGQQAIAEAFGGSLMNLSQIFHGVSTPTHILKKDSQLFRNIPDKFEAGRYHSWVVNRENFPQELEITADDENGMIMALQHREYPVFGVQFHPESILTPQGKTIIRNFLLD; encoded by the coding sequence ATGAAAATTTTAGTTCTAGACAATTACGACAGCTTTACCTATAATCTTGTTCAGATGGTGGAACAGATTGTGGGTAAAACTGTTACGGTTGCCAAAAATGACTCCATACAACTCCCGGAAATTGAGGAATTTGATAAAATCATTCTTTCTCCCGGTCCCGGAATCCCCTCCGAAGCCGGAATTTTGCTGGAACTGATAAAAAAATATGCTTCTAAAAAAAGTATTTTAGGGGTTTGCTTAGGTCAACAGGCAATTGCTGAAGCATTTGGTGGAAGTTTAATGAACCTTAGCCAAATTTTTCACGGTGTCTCTACTCCTACCCATATTTTAAAGAAAGATTCTCAACTTTTCAGAAATATCCCTGATAAATTTGAAGCCGGAAGATATCACAGTTGGGTAGTAAACCGAGAAAATTTCCCCCAAGAGCTGGAAATAACTGCCGATGACGAAAATGGGATGATTATGGCACTTCAGCATAGAGAATATCCTGTTTTTGGGGTACAGTTTCACCCGGAAAGCATCCTGACTCCACAGGGAAAAACCATCATCCGTAATTTTCTTTTAGATTGA
- a CDS encoding TolC family protein: protein MNNKFLKIIILLIFGNAVCQTPVSLETAIDKAFKNNLNLKSGTLQITYQEKMKKSAIVIDPLNISAEVGQMNSFYMDNKFSVSQSIRLPKFYNAQKNLLLEEWKSSVINLDLQKWQLKREISLVYNELSYFTEKRELLKKVENIFTQYFKRADLRLKKGESNVLEKATAENLRSQAEIQLNALEKDREIAIQKLSFLINDGNLYENEPLKYSSLNFNLLNSDFQGNPIVLKQLEQEKNIQNAKLRTEKAKLSPTFNIAYNNMSMYGNGADNKFYERSARFHSGMIGIGVPIFNSAQKSVIEAQKVNQQIAENNYQFGLINLKNQYTQTFGQYQKINTEIAYYQKTGLQNSETILKTANDQYYNGEINYLEWTILVNQSFEIQNKYIDRLKDLNDKIIELNALATE, encoded by the coding sequence ATGAACAATAAATTTTTAAAAATAATAATACTGCTGATCTTCGGAAACGCAGTCTGCCAAACTCCAGTATCATTAGAAACTGCTATAGATAAGGCTTTCAAGAATAATTTGAATCTTAAAAGCGGTACATTGCAAATTACTTATCAGGAAAAAATGAAAAAATCTGCCATAGTAATTGATCCGCTAAATATTTCGGCGGAAGTAGGACAGATGAATTCATTTTACATGGATAACAAATTCTCTGTAAGCCAAAGCATCCGTCTACCAAAATTTTACAATGCACAGAAAAATTTATTGCTAGAAGAATGGAAAAGTTCTGTAATTAATTTAGACCTTCAAAAATGGCAGCTTAAAAGAGAAATTTCATTGGTTTATAATGAACTGAGTTATTTTACAGAAAAAAGAGAACTCCTTAAAAAAGTTGAAAATATTTTTACGCAATATTTCAAAAGAGCAGATTTACGCCTAAAAAAGGGAGAAAGTAACGTATTGGAAAAAGCTACCGCCGAAAATTTGAGAAGTCAGGCAGAAATACAGTTGAATGCTTTAGAAAAAGACCGGGAAATTGCTATTCAAAAGCTGAGTTTTCTGATTAATGACGGAAATCTTTATGAAAATGAACCGTTAAAATATTCCAGCTTGAATTTTAACTTATTGAATTCTGACTTTCAGGGAAACCCCATTGTTCTAAAACAGCTTGAACAGGAAAAAAACATCCAAAATGCAAAACTGAGAACCGAGAAAGCAAAACTGAGCCCTACATTCAACATTGCTTACAACAATATGAGCATGTACGGAAATGGTGCAGACAATAAATTCTACGAACGTTCTGCAAGATTTCATTCGGGAATGATTGGGATTGGAGTACCCATTTTCAATTCTGCACAGAAATCGGTGATTGAAGCACAAAAAGTCAATCAGCAAATAGCAGAAAACAATTATCAGTTCGGTTTGATAAATCTTAAAAATCAGTATACACAAACTTTCGGACAATATCAAAAAATCAATACAGAAATCGCTTACTATCAAAAAACAGGACTTCAGAACAGTGAAACTATTTTGAAAACTGCCAATGACCAATATTACAACGGAGAAATTAATTATCTGGAATGGACAATTTTAGTTAATCAGTCATTCGAAATTCAAAACAAATACATCGACAGATTGAAAGATCTGAATGATAAAATTATTGAACTGAATGCATTAGCAACTGAATAA
- the lipB gene encoding lipoyl(octanoyl) transferase LipB translates to MNTHQNKIVEFEDLGTREYQSSWDYQESLMKNIIDLKIKNRDLPEEDHIITPNHFLLVEHPHVYTLGKSGHEENMLAGIDKLKEIDATFVKVNRGGDITYHGYGQIVGYPILDLENFFTDIHKYMRNLEEVIIRTIAEFGLKGERSEGETGVWLDVGKPYARKICAMGVKASRWVTLHGFALNVNTDMRYFEYIIPCGIKDKQVTSLKRELERELSAEEMESIKTKIKKHFTDVFEAELTDKKAI, encoded by the coding sequence ATGAACACACATCAAAATAAAATAGTAGAATTTGAAGATTTAGGAACAAGAGAATATCAGTCATCCTGGGATTATCAGGAGTCGCTGATGAAAAATATTATCGATCTTAAAATAAAAAACCGCGATCTTCCTGAAGAGGATCACATCATAACTCCCAATCATTTTCTTTTGGTAGAACATCCGCATGTTTATACTTTAGGAAAAAGTGGACACGAAGAAAATATGCTCGCAGGAATAGATAAACTAAAGGAAATTGATGCAACATTTGTAAAAGTAAACCGAGGCGGAGATATTACTTACCACGGATACGGACAAATTGTAGGCTACCCTATTCTGGATCTTGAAAATTTCTTCACAGACATCCATAAGTATATGAGGAATTTGGAAGAAGTTATTATTCGTACCATCGCAGAATTCGGATTGAAAGGAGAAAGATCCGAAGGAGAAACCGGTGTTTGGCTGGATGTTGGAAAACCTTACGCGAGAAAAATCTGTGCAATGGGGGTAAAAGCTTCCCGTTGGGTAACATTACATGGTTTTGCCCTGAATGTAAATACAGATATGCGTTACTTCGAATACATTATCCCTTGTGGAATTAAAGATAAACAGGTAACTTCTCTAAAAAGAGAATTGGAAAGAGAGCTTAGTGCTGAAGAAATGGAAAGCATTAAAACTAAAATTAAAAAACATTTTACCGATGTTTTTGAAGCCGAACTAACGGATAAAAAAGCAATTTAA
- a CDS encoding efflux RND transporter periplasmic adaptor subunit, producing the protein MKNIFLLSTLFLIFSCGKEEVKKEKFETVAAENQITLNDAQMKNAGIETGILGKEEISAKITINGTVDVPPQNLASVSSPSGGYVKFTKFMPGMHVNKGQTLAILEDPQIVQLQQDYLLAKSNLSYAKKDYSRQSDLNKSKASSDKVMQQAQTEAQNQNIMMRGMAEKLRTMGINPENLNAGNIRRSISVSSPVSGYISSVNVKIGQYVSPTDKLFEIVNTDDVHLALTVFEKDLNKISVGQMVYAYTNQNPDKKYAAKIILIGKDFQPDRSVIIHCHFIDYDKNLIPGTYMNAEIETHSETGNTVPDDAVITWESKQYIFQQIKPKTYKMTEVKIGNSENGRTEIFMLNPNLMNQKFVTKGAYNLLMGLKNVEE; encoded by the coding sequence ATGAAAAATATATTCTTATTATCAACCCTATTTCTCATCTTTTCTTGTGGAAAGGAAGAGGTAAAAAAAGAAAAATTCGAAACTGTAGCTGCCGAAAACCAGATTACTTTAAATGATGCTCAGATGAAAAATGCTGGAATAGAAACCGGAATTTTAGGTAAAGAAGAAATCTCGGCAAAAATTACCATCAACGGAACGGTAGATGTACCTCCACAGAATCTGGCAAGTGTTTCTTCACCAAGCGGAGGCTATGTAAAATTCACCAAATTTATGCCCGGAATGCATGTAAATAAAGGACAAACTCTTGCAATTTTAGAAGATCCACAAATTGTGCAACTACAACAGGATTATCTTTTGGCAAAATCTAATTTGAGCTATGCTAAAAAAGATTACAGCAGACAAAGCGACCTTAACAAGAGTAAAGCTTCCTCCGATAAAGTAATGCAGCAAGCTCAAACAGAAGCTCAAAACCAGAATATTATGATGCGGGGAATGGCAGAAAAACTAAGAACAATGGGCATTAATCCCGAAAATCTAAATGCCGGAAATATCAGAAGAAGTATTTCTGTTTCTTCGCCGGTTTCGGGTTATATTTCCAGTGTAAACGTGAAAATCGGGCAATATGTTTCGCCTACGGATAAACTTTTCGAAATCGTAAATACCGACGATGTTCACTTGGCTCTTACGGTTTTTGAGAAAGATCTGAACAAAATTTCTGTAGGACAAATGGTTTATGCCTACACCAATCAGAATCCCGACAAGAAATACGCTGCTAAAATTATTCTAATCGGTAAAGATTTTCAGCCGGACAGAAGCGTTATCATACATTGTCATTTTATAGATTATGATAAAAATCTAATCCCCGGAACGTACATGAATGCAGAAATAGAAACCCATAGTGAAACTGGCAATACCGTTCCTGATGATGCAGTTATTACCTGGGAAAGCAAACAATATATTTTCCAACAGATTAAGCCAAAAACTTACAAAATGACAGAGGTGAAAATTGGTAATTCTGAAAATGGAAGAACAGAAATTTTTATGCTAAATCCTAATCTAATGAACCAAAAATTTGTTACGAAAGGTGCCTATAACCTTTTGATGGGACTGAAAAATGTAGAAGAATAA